TGGGTTAAAGCCACAACTATTAAGAACTTTCTTAATGTACTTTGTACTTCGCCCTTTGAAGTAACAGACAATGTCAAGAAAAATCTCCTTTGCATGGCTATCCAATCCATCATAACTTACCTTTAACACTTCACTGATTTCTTTGTTAGGAAGTTTGGCAAGTTGTAAGAGGGTATCTTTCCATTCAGATTCTCCTCTAGGACACAAGAAAGAACCCAACACCTTAAGAGCTAAAGGAAGGCATTGGGCATACTGCAAAACCCGATCAACCGATGTGCtgcttatttttgtttcttgatttcCTCGAAAAGCATAATTCCTAAAAAGTTTAAGAGCTTCATCATCGTTGAGAACTTTAACAGGATACGTGTGATGCGGTACCCCTTGAGAAGTTACCACATGTGTATCTCTTGTTGTAACAATTATCCTACTTCCTTTACCAAACCACTCACGACTTCGAGCTAAAGCACTTAATCGGCCCGGATTATCGACATCATCAAGAATAACGAGGACTCTCTTTTTACATAGTCTATCTTGAATCAATTGACTTCCTCTATCAACACCAAAGACTCTTTCTATATTCTTTCCTAGTAATACCTGCGATAGCAATTGTTCTTGCAAATGAACCAAACcattgaaatttttggaattttctctgaCACGTTCTAAGAAACAAGAACCTTGGAAGTCTCTAAAAGTAGCATTATAGATGGCTTTAGCAAGGGTTGTCTTCCCTATCCCTCCTTGTCCACATAATCCTACCATAAGAACATCCTCCTTGGACTGTAATTTTAATATTGCTTTAACCTCTTCTGCTCGGGAATCTATCCCAGTCGGAAACTCGGCTACATCTAGTGGTGTTCGGGCTAGTTGAGTCATGGTCTCTTCTACGATCTCTTGTATAAGCCCTGCTTCAGATCTGACAAGGGAAAATAAGTTGAAACTACTTTTAGAGCAATACAAAGGAAAGAATAAGTATCAAGAGGGAATCATTGAGTAAGAAGCTAGTCCGCAAAAGATTTAGAGATGAATGTCCAAATATGTTCAACTAGCAAGATGCCCATGTCTACACGCGCACAAGACTGTATTTTTCATGTTATTCTAAATGTTGTATGGTAATTTGTcctgtattttttattatttaagttaATTATTGGATATACTAAATGTTGATCTGCATTTTATTGATCGACTTAGAAGTTCATTGAAATTGTCTTGTTTTTCCTTCAATTGTCCAAATACCTACGCATCTATTTGGTATATTTCCTAGCGCAACATTACCTGTGATTAAAATTAACAACGTGAAGTTTAAGATTACACTACCAATCGGTTACATATCAAGTACTTTACCCTTTGGGACAACTTTAATCTCACTTTTTAATGTGGACAAATAAAATGAGTGCTTTGGCTGTTGGGATGATTATGGCAAGATCTTAGGGTGTGCATgacaacaattttatttttctagttttctATTTCGAgtaataggtttggaacagcaATCTGTTTGATAccgtaatttcatttttctatttttgggatAAAGTTTGTGCCTAGAAATAgtggaacaaaaataagaagtatAAGTTTTCTACTTTTCTGTTTGTGGAACAGAAAcggaaataagaattcttcttattgctcactccctctctcttgcgtCTTGCCCGCTAGTTGCTGGCTCTTGTTTGCCATTCACCGTTCATGTTGTTGGTCACCGGTCCACGACTCAGGTTCGCCCTTCTCCGATCACCATTCGCCGGACGAGGCCCAGTAGCCGACAACCATAGAAAGTTTTTgatgttatcaaacaaatttctttttcaaaaacaaaaattttgtgttgttATCAAGCGCGTGTCTCTACTCGTAAACTCATTTAGagaatagaaatataaaaatctatttctagccaaaaatagAGCCCTAGAAAGAGAATAGTTGTCGTTTACACCCTTAGTCCTCATAGAAACATACCTTTCTTATTACCTTTTTGCTCTTCACAGCTTCAAGTTCTTACAAGAATGCCATTAGGGCtatattttctattaaaaaaaacctagtttttcattcttttctcctgtaaaagataaaaaaaatttctaatatatGAAAAAGTATTATGATGCATGtgcgagttgtgttagagaagtcccacattaaagaattgatgtgatatggagcagttaatatatcttagttggcccataacaCATTGGTTTATGCTTTTAAGTAAAGgtgggtccaactggatatgttaaccGGTTCGGACTTGGGTTCCTTCTTAGCGATCTTCCTGGATGAAGGTATTGGACTTCTACTACATGCTTACAACAAATGGCATTAGAGTTGATGATTGATTAGTGGGACCTTTAGCAAATATATCAAAGGATGAATCTAGTTACCAACCCGGATTCTAGGTGGCGTGCCTAATGGCAGCCTTCATAATTCGGTCTAGAGGAAAGAGACTAGGAATGAGGGTGGGCATTGAGTATCCTCAAGTTGAGATAATGTTGGTGTAGAAGGATACCATAATTAAGGGGGAGCATTGAGCTTACACATAAgggaaaaattgttaacatgcatgtgtgagttgtgttagagaagtcccacatagAAAATTGATAGAGTGTAAAGTAGTTAATATTATCCtaattggcccataactcattggaaTAAACTTTTAAATGAATGTAGGTCTAATTGAAAATGTTAATCAATTCAAACTTGAACTCCCTCTTGATGATCTCCCTAAGTGAATGTATCAGATTTTACTACATGCTCCCAACAAAAAGATCGCTACAATACCCAATTTATCTTCTCCCATGTATGATGGTTATATGGTGAAGTAAATACTCTCCCGACAAAATTTTTCGCTCAATAAAATGACCTTGGATACAAAAGAAGGGAGAAATGTTCTTGCAAGAGAGGTGTCCTATTCAGTCAATGAAAGGCTTGATGCAATTGGTAAGGAGAGGAATTTTGAGAAGCATGAGGGACCAGCTTCAAATCAAGTCCATGAAGTCCAAAACATGTAGCAAGAGAAGGTAACACCATTCATTTTTAGATCTTGCAAAATGAGCGACAAATCTTAGGCTTCGTTTTTTTCGCGAAAAAcaacttttaagaaaatgctTTCCGGATTTTCTGCATCCGGTACatggaaaataagctagtcaaggaaaacatttttcatttattgaaaaacatattcaaaagtggggaatatatttttctcattttcaaaagaggaaaatgttttccccgATCTTTCcctctcattcctttttttaattattataaaaaattggtttttttaaaattttatttctattgtatatttttttctgttcttttttctttctctacaaTCGTTGGCTATAGCTACTCGGGCAAGGCCGGCGAGGTCAAGCTCACCGACCTTGAGCGAGCGAGCAAGCTCACCtcgccggcctcaagcgagCTCACCTCTCCAACGCCTCGCTCGTGGCCTCGGGGTGAGCTCGACCTCACCGCGGGTGAGgctcgagcctcgccggccttAAGCAAGCCACCGTGGTTGGTCATCGGCCCcaatagagaaagaaagaaaaaataaaataaaaataaaaatatttctatacaaaaaaaaataaagctatTTAAAAATCGATTTTGTAATGTTCTTAGGAAAATTAATTCTATATGAAACGATGGGAATATTCTCCAGTTCATTTGTAGGTCTCAAACcataaaatattgttattttcctgaaatatgacttttacatttttctcgaaacaaacggagcgttAATGGTAATCATACCAGTAAGTTCGTCCAAGATCTTAGCAATCTTTAGGATTGGCCGAAGAAGCTCCAATACATATTCATGATAGATTATTTGATGAGCCTTGAACAGCGAAAAGGACTTTACATAAGCCTGATTAtccacataaaataaaataaaaaaaaatttcaaaggatAATCCGTGAAGGCCTATAGTTAGTTCTTGGTGCCTTCTTCTAATTTTGGTTGTGAAAAACGTGTTTGAAAGGATAGATGAATGGGTCTCATTAATTTTTATGATAGCAAATGCAGGAGGATATTGTCTACGTCCGACTAATGAAGTATGTGAAGCCACTCTTATAGCTTCAAATGTTTTGCAAATTCTTATTGGTGCATAAGGATACCAAATTAATGGGAGCAAACTTAACATTGAGTTCACACgcgagggggagattgttaggatgcacgtgtgagttgtgttagagaaacaCACATTAGAGAATTGAAGTGGTAttaagcagttaatatatcctaattagcccataactcattgatttTGCACTCCTAACAACCGGTATCGTAGCTCGGGTTACCAACAAGTCTGGACCCAACAATCACATGGAGAGATACGGATTATTGCGGATCCGGCCTAAGGCCGATGTGTGAAAGGGAGCAGTGGGTTTATGAGTGTGAGGGAAACCTTATTTTTTGAGCTAATTTTTGGGATAAAAGAGGCCCAAGATCATCAAACACAGACGGATAGGAAAGTGTGGCGAGGGAAAAACTTGAGGCCTTATGAATCTGAATAGTCATCAaggttgaccaaaaaaaaaaagggactaaCCGTAGAGAGAATTGAGGCCTTTAAAAGGACACATGGAAGAGAACCCCATTGTAAACCCTCGACTTGTTATAATTGTCGTTTGATTTGTGGATTAAAAGCCCACGAGGCTCATGCTTGTCCACAAAAGTATCAGTGGGAAGAGAAACTTCATAGAGTACTTGTCGAGGATGAGGATGAACCTGCTCAGACCTATAGATCAACaggaagtaaaaaattttggactctGAGGTCGAATTTTTCTGTGAAGTTTTCTGGGAATATGAGACAAACGAACAAGGTTCAAATCAGTGGAGTGAACAATTATTCATGATGAACTCGTGTGATCATATGGTGCCCCTTAGGAAGTTTTCTAGGATAACATAATTGTTTGAAGAAAGTGCACACAATTACAGACAGGCGAGAAGTTAATCCCCTAGAATGAACGTGTCCTAGGAGTTAGACTATGGTGGAATATATTTGAGCATCTGGAGCAATTACTGCCTCTCAGGTCCAATCGAGGGGAGGAAGAATAACCTTATGTTGGAAGAACTGTCTACACCCTGTAGACTTGAAAGATTGCAGCCTGCCAGgcagatttaggatttttgaacCTTTAATTGTACCACAGGATATTGTACAAGAAGTCAATCGGCAAGAGATTGCATCTCAAAAATCTGTAAACTCAAGAACTCCAGAAAGAAGAATCATAAGATACGAATTGATTGGTTAATCTGCCTGTCAATGAAAGAAGAGGATACAATTTTTGAGTTGTTAAATGAATGCGGGTTTGATATTAAATTGTTCTATAAAAAAATCTCGGCAATCGagctaaaaattataaaatgcaCCGTAGACATGGTAGAGGAATTTGATCTATCTGTTCTCCAAAGGTTTTAGTAAAGACAGCTTTGGTCTGCAGAGCAGGTGTGAGGAAAGCCGTGAATGGGAAGAGACTATAGCCAGGTTAACAAAGCAACAAAACACGAAGACTATATTTCTCGCACTTTATCATTAAACTGAATGGATATTTGTCAAGTTATACTCAAAATAGTTTATTTAGTTAAAAATTATCTGaagctattttattttcatctacTTGTTCGAATTTAGAAtcaacataaataattttttcaaattaagttGGTAATTTTAAAATCAtgagtcctctttttttttttttttattttaacaaacggatatttttcaagaatatgtatttcaaaatttatcataaatcaGTAAAATAATTCTAATTGATCAAATATGTGTCATGCGACACAATCATGCCACGTGTCCACGACGGAGCCTTTTTAACACACTCTCCTTCGCGGCTCTCTCCTCTCCGTTTTTCTCCGTTTATATTGTCTCTCTGCACTTTTTCCTCTGCTGGAGTCTCTCTGTCTCCCAAGGTCCCAACCGAGAATCCAGGAAGAGGGAACAAAGATGCAGGGAAAAATATCGAAGATCTGAGAGGGATCTCGATAGAGATTGACGATGCAGGAAATCTAGGAGAGTGTctggaaatgaagatgaaggtaAGCAATAGAGAGAGCCGCTTCAGATCAGAGAAATCTGGAAAATGGCCCCATCAGTGGGATTAAAACCGAGAAGAGattgagagggagagggagagggatagGGCTTGGCTCGGTAGTTAGCAAATCTGGAAAAGTTTTTGGCTAATGGAGAGGGAGTGTTGGTGGccagcaaagaagaagaaaatgcaggTTTGAAAGAACTCGAGggatggaaaaaagagagagagagggttgatGCTTGGCCCTAATCAGAAATTCTGGAAACCTTAGCAAAACAGAGGAGCGAACGAGAGACTGCAGCAAAGGAAAATGTGGAAAGAGTAACGGAGAGGACAGAGATAATAACGGAGAAGAAAGAGTGACGGAGGGAAGAGAGTAAAGTTAAAAAGTGGGCTCCACCGTGGACACGTGGCGATTGATGAAAGGAATGATGGTGCCAGGACTACGCATTATTTTCTCCTCCCCCTCTGGGTCTGCTCCCCTCCGCCTTTGCCACTGGCCCACGGCCGTCATCATCGCATTCCGCCCGCCGTCACATCCCACCACCGTGACGTACCCTCACCTCATCGTCGcctgtcccctctctctctctctctctctctctttttgtccCTCTGTGAacagagaaaagtctcagccgTCGTAGGAGCCTCAGGCGACCACCGCCCGAGGCTAGCGACGGCCGATCTGCGCTCGACACCCCAGATCTGGGAAGGCGAACCTTGATTCTTTGCCTAAAGCCGCTTGACACAGAAAGACGGGCAGGGTCTGAGGTGATGCAGCTGGGGCACTGTGGGGACGTGAGCACTCGGGCAGCGGCATGTCAAGAATCAGGAAAGACATGGTGCTCTATTTCGTGTGCCGTGTGACGGTGCTGTCTGAGTGTCTGATGAGAGTGTGCTTGCGATGATCCCAAAGATTAGAGAAAATTAAGTAGGAAAAGATTTAGACTAATTGAATTGCAGTAGAGGAGTTGTCACGTACACATTTTCCTTCACGGTAAACTCCCGCCCAGACAAGCTAGCAGCATCgaaaagagctttcttccatctcttcactttctctgAATCCTTCCCCAACTTCTCCTCATGCTCAGCCATAGCTTTTGCATAACTCTGCTCGTCTCTCGGTGTTCTCACTTCTCTGGGTTCCACCTTGTAAAACACCGGAAACACAATCAGATCATTCTTGACCCTGCACTCCATGATTTTCGCCACCTCTTCCAAACACCATGTCGAGAAAGCATAGTCTTTAGAGAAAACAACAATCGCAATTCGCGACTCCTCGATTGCGTTCATAAGCGTGGATGATATCTCCTCTCCCATCCTCAGTTCTTCGCTGTCAATGTAAGTGTATGCTCCTGACCGGTCAAGAGCTGTGTAGAGATGACTGAGGAAGTTGTTGCTGACGTCAGTGCCTCTGAAACTCAGAAAGACTTGGCTACTGTTTCTGGtctgggaagaagaagaagaagaagcagcagccatTTGAATCAGGAAACAGGGGAGGTTATTAACAATGAGCAATGAGATATCTGAAGATTGGGTTTAGGTAGTTTGTTCAGCATTTGATCTTCTCGTCGAATCCTTTTATACCGGATGCAGTGCTTTCTTTCATTTGGGTCAACGAAGAATATTACTAGGTCTTTTCATAATAAATATCGTGCGCGTCAAGCGCTCGAAAGTGTGCGCGAAACTTCTCTTCGTTGGTTAGAGATCTGGTGGACACAAATCTTTCTTTTATGTTGAATTTATTGTTAATTAAATTGTTAATGAATTTGACACaagataagatttttttatgaccAATAGTCTCATACGGCCCTCATTAGTGGCCAGCGTTCCGATCGAGACATCGGGGAAAGAGAGCCTTTCAGATTCCCCATCGCATCCAATGTGCGATGCCAGTAGCAAAATGACAAGGGGCATGCGGTTTTCTCTGCTTTTccttccccccctcccctctcttTTATAGTGGGGTTTTCGTACTTTGCTTTTATTTCTACACCATTGACTTTAGCTCTAGCTTCAACATGGCCGCCGATATTgaattctcataaaaagaaaagatcttTTGTTAAACGTTTTAAAAGGAAAGGCGTGGATACTCAATTCTAATAAAAGGAAGTGATTTTTAATCCttcgtttttcattttcttagatGGAATCATTAGAAAAAGTTTAGCTACTCCAATAAAATATTTGGCTGTAGCTTCCAGGAAATGGCCTTCGCAACCAACGAGATTTTGTTCCCCATTGGATCTTCTCAGTATATTCTTTATGCCCTGAGGCATGACTTTCTCCTTTCGTGGGAAAAGCAGATGGAAGGGTTGAGGGAAATGAAGAGAAGGACGTGGTGGGGTCTGCCGTGCTCGACTTCCCTGGCGGAGGAGGGCCGGGGTGCTTCGGCACCGTGAAAAATAAACCGATGTCGTCGGTCAATAGGATACAAATTTTTATGACCATGATCTCAACAGTCCTCATTGGAGGCCCATTTTCCAACTGGTTGATTGGTTGATTGGTTGATTGGCCTTCAGTGAAATAGCTTCCATCTCTTTagtcctcttttctttttcaaatattgGACAATAAAGTTTCTCATCTCATTAGAGAAAATACTTCACCGAGGCTATATGGCAAATTGGTGGACCGAACACCAATCAATCGGTTAATTGATTACTTTCTTGTCATTGTAGAATTAAAAGTGCTTTGAGATATGTGGTGGCACCATGTGCACCAGTATCGTAGGTTTCATGGTCAGAGATGTTAGGTATCGGGCGGAACCATCCTTCTTTGATCTTGAGCCACCTGtctattctcttcttttattCAATATGAAGCATCTTTTCTTTAACCCAACAACATAACGTGCCAATCCGTGTTGTCAGCTAGGGGCGAGCAATGGTCCAGAGCAGACCTTAGAACTAGAGGGGACCGACCCTACCTGGCCACTTCTGGTCCGTTCCAACAAGGTCTGCAGGGTATATTCCAGCCTCTAGGGCcagattccaaatttcaaaaattgagaactagTCCTCAGGTTATAAATTAGGGGATGTTTTACTAAGGGAGTAAATCAccgaaaatcttaaattatgccCAGTATGATATATctactctaaatttttttttatgacatcaaaaatcctaaacttatacctgtgagacacatttatctcaagttattttttttgtaacaacAAAAACACCCCAAAATTATACCCGTaagacacatttaccccaagaTTTTAAACCTCAAATTTATACTTGTGTGATACTTTTGCcccgcatta
This sequence is a window from Rhodamnia argentea isolate NSW1041297 chromosome 3, ASM2092103v1, whole genome shotgun sequence. Protein-coding genes within it:
- the LOC115726697 gene encoding TMV resistance protein N-like, with the translated sequence MAAASSSSSSQTRNSSQVFLSFRGTDVSNNFLSHLYTALDRSGAYTYIDSEELRMGEEISSTLMNAIEESRIAIVVFSKDYAFSTWCLEEVAKIMECRVKNDLIVFPVFYKVEPREVRTPRDEQSYAKAMAEHEEKLGKDSEKVKRWKKALFDAASLSGREFTVKENVYVTTPLLQFN